One Nicotiana tabacum cultivar K326 chromosome 23, ASM71507v2, whole genome shotgun sequence genomic window, AAATTCTCACAATTCCTTAATTACCCAGACAAACCCCAATCTTTCTAAAggattttcttctttctctctttgaaATCAACCCTCTTTCTACACCAATTTCTACAAGATTTTTTCTTCTAAAGCTCATAATTTTCTATAACAATTGCGAAATTAATATTTTGTCGATTTGAATTTCGCCATGGCTGGAGTTTGGAGCTTTTCCGGGCTTCCCCTTTTCTTGTTGGTATTCCGATGGCGGGCTAGCAGTAGATGTATATTAACTATTTGGTTGTattgttcaaattgaaattgtcaatcaataaattttgaaggtgtttgactctccaccattgacaaccattaaaaagttttgaaactttgaattttaattcggtttttcaaaaaatattgtttgtttggattgggtgttattgCAAACGATTGGGCATATTTTATGGAGTTTATATCTCGATTTTGAGGgtatttggtgaagattagatttGATTTGGCTGAATTTTCATATTGAAATTCGaaaaagaagtagaagaacacaccatatacaaaatatatacaaattatatacaaaatacatacaaaagatatattgtataaaatttatataaaaattatatttaagttgtatgatgttgtagttatatttaactgGGTAAGAatgatgtatgaaagttgtagataagttgtatagtGTATAATTagttatttgaaatttatttttagtatgtatgtagttgtagatatatcaaattttatattaaatttgtataaaatttatttttattttgtatgttGTTGTGTCATATATTATTCTTTTCTTAAAATAGGCAATTATGGCAAAGAGAGAGAAGAGTTGTGCCAATTATGGCTTAAAATAGGTAACACACAACTGGAAGAAGTCTTATTTAGAtggaaagacaatttgaacttcgTTCTCTTCAGTTACGCCATTTTTCAAGCAAagaatcccctaatttaaggtactaataatatattgtatataaattataagaaaaacatgtttagggcgggtaatatacataacttggataattttagtaaataaatttcaaatattgtataggacAGAAAAAATCCCTTAATTTATCTTTGGTATTCTCCAATTGGTGCTCTATGTaatatacaaaaaagaaaaaaaaacatcgtTAAACTTCATGTCATAATCTTGGACgataaaaaaaaaatgctttgtGGAACTAACTGAAGAATAGATAAGTGACATTGTGAGATTGGTAAATTGGTTTGTTCGAACAAAGAAGCAGAATtgttgcagaagaagaaaaagcGCAATATAAGAAGATAACAGCGAAATGgctaaattttgaaatactttgTGAAGTGTGGCTGTGTTGTGAAGAGAAAAACTAAAGGTGGTTACATGGTGTCATTTCTTCCCAATAAACTCGTAAGGGAGAAACTGCATAAATAGGACACTTTGGTGTCACTATTGATTTCATCACCTCGGTTAAAAAAGCCTTGAGAAACTAGCCTCCACCAGAATTTTGGGAAATGCTCTTGGCCAAAATTTTTGATATTTGCCATAAAAATATGGCAACCACCAGAAATTTTCATATGGTGGTCATAAGAATTTGTCACAAAATATAGCAATCGCAAGAAATTTTTATATGCTGATGTGGCAATTGCCAGAAATTTTCATATGAGGATCATCAAGATTTGCAAAAAAACATGacaattgccaaaaaaaaaaaaaaatcgtatCGTAATCACCAAGATCTGCCACAAGACATGGCAATCGTCAGAATATTTCATATGGAAAATTTTCTGGCAGCAATTTCAAAATTCTGACAGCGGAGCTATTTAACCAAAATTTTCTTATCGGGGTCAAAATGTAGAAGGTTCTAAAAAGGTCCATCTAGCGTAATCTCGGAAGTCGTAAAAGGACTTCAATGGGCCCATACTCATGTTCAAAGCCCACATGTCTATGGGCCTTCAAGTAGGCTAGCCCAATAAAGCCTTCTAGTCCAATATACATCATCTGCTGAAGTAGCAATTAGCAAAAAACAATAAAATTTTAGGATTTCTTTTGCCATATTATATTGGATCTTTACACAAACAACCGGCCATATTCACTATTTTTACTTATTCTAatcatatacatagattatatattgattatacacatataatacataagtTATTCATATATTATACATTCGCTGATTATATTTAGTTTAAGCGGtttgggttaatttttctattatatTAAATCAGACCTAGGCCGAAGAAGCAAATCTGTTATATATCACGAGTACCTTGTGTTAAGATGCTTTCAAACAAAGAGATGACTTTAAAGGGAAAATCTTTAATTTCCATAAATTGTTGCTGGAAAAATAAGAAGAGCAAGAAAAAGCAAAGTTTGTTACTTTCTAAAGCAATAAACTTTCCAGAAAAACAACGAATCCATTCCTAAACGCTGTTTTCAGTTAACAAATATAACAAATTTCAGAAAAGTTTAAATTTGCTAACAACAGCTAAAGTAGTAATCATACGGTCAAACATTTCTATAACAGCTTCGTTTGTTCCGTATATTTTTGAATGTTATagcgaagtgttgttatatagaacatatattataacataacatgaaaattggttgcggaaaagcttggcttttatagcgaagtgttgttatatagggatgttgttatagagaggtgtGACTGTATATCCAAACGAAGTTTCCAGGAAACTTTCACACATTAAAAGGGTtaacttttaacatactttatataacTGTAAGCACCAAATATGGAAACTAAAATTCCCAATCTAGAATTATGATGAAAGCTGCTTTATGGATTTTGTTCCTTGCAAGACATCATGGACCATCTTCTACTCCATTTTTTTCTCATCTAAatttaactttttcttttagcGGATAATTTCGCGAATGATCATTTAACTTTCAGTTTATTGCACCAAAATCACAAaactaattacttatttttttgaaaaaataactcAACTTtcgtatcacaaaaataaaaatgaaaaatgatataATGGGTCACCAAAAGGGCAAATTGGTTGCTACTAGGAGCAGAGCTAGGTGGGCGGGTTCGACTCAATTCGTCCGAAAATTATACTATGCATATAAGGTCCATTTTTTTCATGTAGATATATTAGATGTTGATTCCACTTAACTTCTTCGTgtgtttactttttttaattttttgaattcCCTTAGTGAAAATTTTGTTTCCTCTACTAATTGTCACTATAAAATTATCATGTCAGTATAGCCCCGTCAGCAATTCACTGTAGATAATACCCACGTAAAACCACTAAAAAGAAGTAATTTTCCGACTAACCTAATATCCGATGTCTTTCACCGTGCTACATTTCAtgagttatttatttatttattcattcaGTGAGCTAAAAAATGAGTTATTGTAAATGGTGCCAAGCGAATATTATGTAAGGCGAATTGTTGAAGTGACAAGTTACTTTTTAGGTTCTCTTTTTGTAgatatattaagttattttttctGTTACAAAAGTTTGTTTTATGACTTTAGCACAAAAAACTTATAGTTAAGTAATCATTCCTTCACTTATAAATGCATCTTGACACAACAAACATTCAGCACAAACTTAGAAGAGTTGGAGAAAAAATCAAAGAGTAAGTAAAGACTTTGAGAATATGGAGATTAAGGTAGAAAATGAGACATCACAAAATCTTGATAATGAAGAGAAATCTCCCCTCCTAGAAAACTTAGCCTTACCAGAAGTACAAAAAAACCTTATACAAAAAGCAATAACTCAAACATTTCAAAGTACAGCCCATTTAGCCAATCTTCTACCTACTGGCTCAGTTCTTGCTTTTCAACTTTTGTCACCTATTTTTACAAACCAAGGTGAATGTGACAAAATTGGCAAATCCTTAACTGTTGCACTTGTAACACTATGTGGACTATCTTGTTTCATATTAAGTTTCACTGATAGTTTTACAGACAAGAAGGGGAAAATTTGCTATGGATTCGCGACGATACGTGGTTTGTGGATAATTGATGGATCAGCAAAAATTCCACATCAAATTGCAAGAAAATACAGGCTGAGATTTATTGATTTTATGCATGCTTTTATGTCAATATTGGTTTTTGCAGCTGTTGCATTTTTTGATCAGAATGTGGTGAATTGCTTTTATCCAAGACCTTCAGATCAAATAGAGGAGTTGCTTACTGCTTTGCCAGTTGCAATTGGAGTCATTTGTAGTATGTTTTTTGTGGTTTTTCCCACACAGCGACATGGAATTGGCTTTCCACTCATTTCTAAGTAGGGCATCCTAGTGCACGTAGCATTCCGTATTCACgcagagatcgggtaagggccgCACCCCATAGGAATATATAGTGTAGATAGCATATCCTAATgtaagcattagtggctgcttccacgactcgaaccctgaaatttttttttcttgtaatGGCTTGGCGCAGGTGTTCGTTATTCTGTTCTTGTTTTTGAATGAGAAATTCAGTGGTGTTAATTGATTTTTTTCCATTCATGTAAAATGAATCATCATTTCATGTACTTTTGATTCCTTCTTGAAATATGGAGCTGCGGCAGAGGACTTTTTCATGAGTTTAAGCAACAATCTATGAGAATTGGTAATGCTTGCAATAGCCTTTATGAAATTCAAAGATAACATGTGGTTCAAAAATCAACAAGTGTATTTTGATCTATGTTGCTtagaatttttgaaaatattttcgggTGCATGTTGGGTCCATctaaaataatgtatttttggaGGATTCGACACGGGTGCAACAGCATTTTAAAGAATCCCTAAAATAGTATTAGTTCAAAAACTTGAAGGAATCATTTAAGTAGATGCGGATAGGGGGTCAAACTTTTAAAGTTTTTAACATTAAActtattgtatttttaaatttatgggtTTAAATCTATCATTTGCTATAATTTTAGtgatttttacacataaatttatgtcAAGTGCCGTTACTATGGGTCCGCCCCTGCACTCAACGTAACTATGCATCAAGTTAGTTTTAAACTAAGGGGCGGAGCCACAATATTGGTTGTAGATTCGGCCGAACCCGTAACTTTTGTTCAAGTCCctgtatttgtattaagaaatttaataaatatgtaaaaattattaatttaaaatccaataacttaaaataattataatCATGAACTCATAAGATTCATATTATAGCTCTGCGTCTGTCTAAACTTTAACTTTCATACGTTTATCCATCATGTCAGCCTTTTGCAAATCATCTTGTATGCATCCATTAATCATTTCCCCGAGAATACGGCAGCTATATGTGCACGCCTACTCTCTTGCAAAAGTATAACCTCAACATACTAAGGGTTCGTTTGGTAAATTGAATAAGCAAAAATAATTATgggataaaaatttaataccattttatttcttatttggtTACTAATTTTAGGATAAGCAAAAAATTTCCTACATTTTGTATTACCCGCCAGAGGGTATAATAGTAATCTAGGATAAATTATCCCTGAATAAAGTAATAAAATTGACAATTCCGAGATTAATATAAAATATCAAACGGTCAATAAGAAATAATACCAGGATAACTAATTCTAGCATAATTAATCTCAGTAAAACTAATCGCAGCATAATTTGATAACTTAAATTTAAAAAAGCAACAAATAATCAGATACAATAAAAATACATTTATAGTGTAAAAATTATTGGGCAAGTTACACATTTGGTCAGTCGATCAAAATAATTGTATCCGCTagtcaaatatacaaaaattatacaacgattgtataaaatatttatattataatcTATGTTTTACATTAATATATAAACAATAAATATTTACGGGCTATTTTTTAGAGCGACTATACTGTATagtttttccaaaaatatttgcACTGTCATTGTATATAATAGTCCCATAAGATTGGGCCTCAATAGGGGGAGCCTGCTTGCTCAACAGAGGCCCAAATGCTCATTGCATGTAATGGAACAGTAAACCCAAGCTTTATGGGCTTTAACCCAGTACGAGTTATCTTTGCCCAGGCCTGGTCAAAAGCTCATGTTTCGTGATAATAACTTGGTTAAGCTTTATAGTTTTAGTCGATCTAGTTAGTAAGTAGAGTCGGATTCGGGATTTAAACTTTATGAGCTTAACTTTATAAGGTTCTTAGTATTAAACTTATTTTCTATTGACTGTTGCAATTTTAGTGGATTTTTACGTATATATTTATGTTTCGCGTTGAAAATTATGAGTTTAATTGAACTCGTCGTGATAATGCTATATCCACCAgaggatttgcatctatacccagttTTTGGGTCACATTTTAATCTATACCCGCTTTACGAAAAAAATTgtaagcgtacccacttttcgggtaacttcaggtatacgggcctgaagtagcaaaaatttatgtctgaagtttgaacttcggAATTTTTTACCTGAAGTGTAGCCTTATCAaagcaaaacttcagatatttttgcctgaagtttggcctgacttgcaaaaGCAATCACGtaaacttcagttcatagtgcaaggAAAAACTTCAGTTTTCTCTCACTTAATAGTacaaacttcagacaaattagtctgaagttcttCAATTTATAGTGCAAACTTCAGGAACTTGAATTCATAGTGCAAGGGCAAACTTCAGTTTTTCCTCACTTTATAGTACAAATTTTAGATAAATTAGTCTGAAGTATTTTAATTTGTAGTGCAAACTGCAGGAACTTCAGTTCATAATGTAAGGGCAAACTTCAGTTTCCCCTCACTTCATAGTGCAAACTTTagacaaattagtctgaagttcttTAATTTATAGTGCAAACTTCACGAACTTCAGTTTCATAGTGCAAGGGCAAACTTCAGTTTTTTCTCACTTtatagtgcaaacttcagacaaattagtgcgaagttcttcaatttgtagtgcaaacttc contains:
- the LOC107824786 gene encoding protein DMP6-like — its product is MEIKVENETSQNLDNEEKSPLLENLALPEVQKNLIQKAITQTFQSTAHLANLLPTGSVLAFQLLSPIFTNQGECDKIGKSLTVALVTLCGLSCFILSFTDSFTDKKGKICYGFATIRGLWIIDGSAKIPHQIARKYRLRFIDFMHAFMSILVFAAVAFFDQNVVNCFYPRPSDQIEELLTALPVAIGVICSMFFVVFPTQRHGIGFPLISK